One bacterium DNA segment encodes these proteins:
- a CDS encoding glutathione S-transferase family protein — protein sequence MMKLYHVPGSRSARVLWLLLELGIEHEVVRLSMADGSQRSPEYLAIHPLGRVPSLEDEGQTFYESGAIVQYLLERYGEGRFEPPVGSFERPRYLQWFHWGEATLLPPIVTMNSHRFVLKEADRSKKAVDVARRQLARILAVLESEVAGRAFLVGDAFTAADIMVGYGVTLATLVGELPDDVPAVHAWLDGLAARPAYARALRGGFAG from the coding sequence ATGATGAAGCTCTACCACGTTCCCGGCTCCCGGTCCGCCCGGGTGCTCTGGCTGCTGCTCGAGCTCGGGATCGAGCACGAGGTCGTGCGGCTCTCCATGGCGGACGGCTCCCAGCGATCGCCGGAGTACCTCGCGATCCATCCCCTCGGCCGGGTGCCGTCGCTCGAGGACGAGGGTCAGACCTTCTACGAGTCGGGCGCGATCGTGCAGTACCTGCTCGAGCGCTACGGCGAGGGGCGCTTCGAGCCGCCGGTCGGAAGTTTCGAGCGGCCGCGTTATCTGCAGTGGTTCCACTGGGGCGAGGCCACGTTGCTCCCGCCGATCGTCACGATGAACAGCCACCGTTTCGTGCTGAAGGAGGCGGATCGCTCGAAGAAAGCGGTCGACGTGGCGCGCCGGCAGCTCGCGCGGATCCTCGCCGTGCTCGAGTCGGAGGTGGCCGGGCGCGCCTTCCTCGTCGGAGACGCGTTCACCGCGGCGGACATCATGGTCGGCTACGGCGTGACCCTCGCGACGCTCGTCGGTGAGCTCCCGGACGACGTCCCGGCCGTCCACGCCTGGCTGGACGGGCTCGCGGCGCGCCCCGCGTACGCGCGAGCGCTTCGCGGCGGATTCGCCGGGTAG
- a CDS encoding acyl-CoA dehydrogenase family protein — protein MRRADTPEEAAFRAEVREWLEANAERHAEGPPVPLDHSPEAEAHHWEAAKDWQRKKFEGGWAAITWPVEYGGRGGTPIQQMIWNEEQSAFDVPAGFISASLGMIGPALMRFGTEEQKAYLPAMLRGDEVWCQLFSEPEAGSDLAAVRTRGEVDGDELVINGQKVWTTSANFAEKGFIVLRTNPDVPKHDGISFALIDMRQPGVEVRPLVTMRGDRHFNEVFLTDVRTPLDHVVNGIDRGWPVTTFVLMNEGAFIGTSSQTATSASALIEYAADAGRLEDPIARERLGEAYARDRVLSQLQDRLKGALLDGRMPDVDGSVLKILSAEWGHERAELASWLQGAEGLLAGGDAPVAGLWQDKVLSRGLSAVGGGTLEVHRNGLGERALRLPKEPRFDRDVAFRDLKTSG, from the coding sequence ATGCGTCGCGCCGATACCCCCGAAGAAGCCGCCTTCCGCGCCGAGGTGCGCGAATGGCTCGAGGCGAATGCCGAGCGTCACGCCGAAGGTCCGCCGGTTCCCCTCGATCATTCGCCGGAAGCCGAGGCGCACCACTGGGAGGCCGCGAAGGACTGGCAGCGGAAGAAGTTCGAAGGGGGCTGGGCCGCCATCACCTGGCCCGTCGAGTACGGCGGTCGCGGCGGCACGCCGATTCAGCAGATGATCTGGAACGAAGAGCAGTCGGCCTTCGACGTCCCCGCCGGTTTCATCTCCGCTTCGCTCGGGATGATCGGTCCGGCCCTGATGCGCTTCGGGACCGAGGAGCAGAAGGCCTATCTCCCGGCGATGCTGCGCGGCGACGAGGTCTGGTGTCAGCTCTTCAGCGAGCCGGAAGCCGGATCGGATCTCGCGGCGGTCCGGACGCGGGGCGAGGTCGACGGTGACGAGCTCGTGATCAACGGGCAGAAGGTCTGGACGACCAGCGCGAATTTCGCGGAGAAGGGCTTCATCGTCCTGCGGACCAACCCCGACGTGCCCAAGCACGACGGCATCAGCTTCGCGCTGATCGACATGCGACAACCGGGCGTCGAGGTCAGACCGTTGGTCACGATGCGCGGGGACCGCCACTTCAACGAGGTCTTCCTGACCGACGTGCGGACGCCGCTCGATCACGTGGTGAACGGGATCGATCGGGGCTGGCCGGTCACGACCTTCGTCCTCATGAACGAGGGCGCATTCATCGGGACGTCGAGCCAGACGGCCACGAGCGCGTCCGCGCTGATCGAGTACGCCGCGGACGCGGGCCGACTCGAAGATCCGATCGCCCGGGAACGTCTCGGCGAAGCCTACGCGCGGGACCGTGTCCTGAGTCAGCTCCAGGACCGACTCAAGGGGGCGCTCCTCGACGGGCGGATGCCGGACGTGGACGGGTCGGTGCTCAAGATCCTGTCCGCAGAGTGGGGCCACGAGCGCGCCGAGCTCGCGAGCTGGCTGCAGGGTGCCGAGGGACTGCTCGCCGGGGGCGATGCCCCGGTCGCCGGACTCTGGCAGGACAAGGTCCTCTCGCGCGGGCTGAGCGCCGTCGGCGGTGGCACCCTCGAGGTCCACCGCAACGGTCTGGGCGAACGCGCGCTGCGGCTGCCCAAGGAGCCGCGCTTCGACCGCGACGTCGCCTTCCGTGATCTCAAGACGAGCGGCTGA
- a CDS encoding acyl-CoA/acyl-ACP dehydrogenase translates to MPLELAEFNLSEERLEFRDTLRRFFEEHAPITEVRRVMDEEGTGHSAALWQSAADELGLAGIAIPEKLGGQGFGLKELGIALGEVGRSLAPIPLFASAGLAGRDVLHDAGQGADDWLTPIAEGKAATLAWVEERGDWDPAATRLELVGDGDEVRLTGEKHFVLDAGAAATLFVIARTPGSTRDEGLTLVAIDASATGLTLERPESLDLTRPVWTLRFSDTPGRVVGPVGGAAPGLRQGLDEATALLCSEMEGGMRKVIETAVDYAAERFQFSRPIGSFQVIKHKCADLLIDYEGARTASDGAIVAHDEGDPEASLLTSVAKSYMGPAYVRMATESGQIQGGVGYTWEYDAHLYFRRALASKALLGDEAVHRDRLTRHVARTLEAGAA, encoded by the coding sequence ATGCCCCTCGAACTCGCCGAGTTCAACCTCTCGGAGGAGCGACTCGAGTTTCGAGACACGCTCCGCCGTTTCTTCGAAGAGCACGCGCCGATCACCGAAGTGCGGCGGGTCATGGACGAGGAGGGCACCGGCCACTCCGCCGCTCTCTGGCAGAGCGCAGCCGACGAGCTGGGCCTCGCCGGGATCGCCATCCCGGAGAAGCTCGGCGGCCAGGGCTTCGGCCTCAAGGAGCTCGGCATTGCCCTCGGCGAGGTCGGCCGCAGCCTCGCGCCGATCCCGCTCTTCGCCTCGGCGGGTCTCGCCGGGCGCGACGTGCTGCACGACGCGGGGCAGGGCGCGGACGACTGGCTCACGCCGATCGCCGAAGGGAAGGCGGCGACCCTCGCCTGGGTGGAAGAGCGTGGCGACTGGGATCCGGCCGCCACGCGTCTCGAGCTCGTCGGCGACGGGGACGAAGTCCGGCTGACGGGCGAGAAGCATTTCGTGCTCGACGCAGGCGCGGCGGCAACGCTCTTCGTGATCGCGCGAACGCCCGGCAGCACCAGGGACGAGGGGCTCACGCTCGTGGCGATCGACGCCAGCGCCACAGGACTGACCCTCGAGCGACCCGAGAGCCTCGACCTCACACGCCCGGTCTGGACGCTCCGATTCTCCGACACGCCGGGACGGGTCGTGGGTCCCGTCGGCGGGGCTGCGCCCGGCCTTCGGCAGGGGCTCGACGAGGCGACGGCGCTGCTGTGCTCGGAGATGGAGGGCGGGATGAGAAAGGTGATCGAGACCGCCGTCGACTACGCCGCGGAGCGCTTCCAGTTCTCGCGGCCGATCGGTTCCTTTCAGGTGATCAAGCACAAATGCGCGGACCTCCTGATCGACTACGAAGGCGCGAGGACCGCTTCCGACGGCGCCATCGTCGCGCACGACGAGGGCGATCCGGAAGCGTCACTGCTCACGTCGGTCGCGAAGAGCTACATGGGCCCCGCCTACGTCCGCATGGCGACCGAGAGCGGGCAGATCCAGGGCGGCGTCGGGTACACCTGGGAGTACGATGCCCACCTCTACTTCCGCCGTGCGCTCGCCTCGAAGGCGCTGCTCGGCGACGAGGCGGTCCACCGGGATCGCCTCACCCGTCACGTCGCCCGAACCCTCGAAGCGGGAGCCGCCTAG
- a CDS encoding amidohydrolase, with protein sequence MTAAKSTIPKIISVDDHVVEPPHLWETRLPAKYKDVGPRVKILPRGEPTLKDGVWVEAPGDGPEMAAWWHYEDHVYQLRQMIACPGIPPEEVKPIGVTFDDIAPGCHIPKERIADMEKNHVEASLCFPNYPRFCGQMFAERKDMELSKLCVEAYNDWMVDEWCGDSEGRLIPLCVVPLWDAELAAAEIRRNAARGVHAVAFSELPSWLGLPSIHTDYWDPFIRACEETETVICMHIGSGTKTVNTAPEAPTIMSSNLIALNSVSSLLDWIFSAKLAQFPKLKLLYAECQIGWIPYFVERADDTWQTHQWAQGETRLPKPPSEYYKDQIYSCFFKDSVGVDLIERVGLDQVMFETDYPHQDGTFPHTLETAEELFGHLPQDQVNKIARENAISLLQLDL encoded by the coding sequence ATGACCGCTGCGAAGAGCACGATTCCGAAGATCATCAGCGTCGACGATCACGTCGTCGAGCCGCCGCACCTGTGGGAGACCCGGCTCCCGGCGAAGTACAAGGACGTGGGGCCTCGCGTCAAGATCCTGCCCCGCGGCGAGCCGACGCTCAAGGACGGCGTGTGGGTCGAGGCGCCCGGCGATGGCCCCGAGATGGCGGCCTGGTGGCACTACGAGGATCACGTCTACCAGCTGCGTCAGATGATCGCGTGTCCGGGCATCCCGCCGGAGGAGGTCAAGCCGATCGGCGTGACCTTCGACGACATCGCTCCGGGCTGCCACATCCCCAAGGAACGCATCGCCGACATGGAGAAGAACCACGTCGAGGCCTCGCTCTGCTTCCCGAACTACCCGCGCTTCTGTGGGCAGATGTTCGCGGAGCGCAAGGACATGGAGCTGTCGAAGCTCTGCGTCGAGGCCTACAACGACTGGATGGTCGACGAGTGGTGCGGCGACTCGGAGGGACGGCTGATTCCGCTCTGCGTCGTGCCGCTCTGGGACGCCGAGCTCGCGGCGGCAGAGATCCGCCGGAACGCCGCTCGCGGCGTCCATGCCGTGGCCTTCTCGGAGCTCCCGTCCTGGCTCGGACTGCCCTCGATCCATACGGACTACTGGGATCCCTTCATCCGGGCGTGCGAAGAGACGGAGACCGTCATCTGCATGCACATCGGATCGGGGACGAAGACCGTGAACACGGCGCCGGAAGCGCCGACGATCATGTCGTCGAACCTGATCGCGCTCAACAGCGTGTCTTCGCTCCTGGACTGGATCTTCTCGGCGAAGCTCGCGCAGTTTCCGAAGCTCAAGCTGCTCTATGCCGAGTGCCAGATCGGTTGGATCCCGTACTTCGTGGAGCGCGCCGACGACACCTGGCAGACGCATCAATGGGCCCAGGGCGAGACGCGGCTGCCGAAGCCGCCGTCGGAGTACTACAAGGACCAGATCTACAGCTGCTTCTTCAAGGACAGTGTCGGCGTGGACCTGATCGAGCGGGTCGGCCTCGATCAGGTGATGTTCGAGACGGACTATCCCCATCAGGACGGAACCTTCCCGCACACCCTCGAGACGGCGGAGGAGCTCTTCGGTCACCTCCCGCAGGACCAGGTGAACAAGATCGCGCGCGAGAACGCGATCTCGCTCCTTCAGCTGGATCTCTGA
- a CDS encoding enoyl-CoA hydratase family protein: MSIRCTIENHVAEVVMHHPPVNSITVADTWKIRDTFAELDRNPDVRVIILTAEGKGFNAGIDIKEMQSAPGFDHLLGSGEACYETFHQIYQTRIPVIAAVNDFCMGLGIGLVASCDMIIASTNARFGLPEVDNGALGCASHLAKLVAPMKLREMSLTCKPATAAELHAWGTVAYLTEPEELMPKAREIAKMILEKPPAAVEFAKAALNHLDVFEMHTNYRMEQGYTYQLNIMGTGDAQRDAFVRGDRVITR, encoded by the coding sequence ATGAGCATCCGCTGCACGATCGAGAACCACGTCGCCGAGGTGGTGATGCACCATCCACCCGTCAATTCAATCACGGTCGCGGACACGTGGAAGATCCGGGACACGTTCGCGGAGCTCGACCGGAACCCCGACGTGCGCGTGATCATCCTGACCGCCGAGGGCAAGGGCTTCAACGCGGGGATCGACATCAAGGAGATGCAGAGCGCCCCGGGCTTCGACCATCTGCTGGGCTCAGGCGAGGCCTGCTACGAGACGTTCCATCAGATCTACCAGACCCGCATCCCGGTGATCGCTGCGGTGAACGACTTCTGCATGGGACTCGGGATCGGTCTCGTCGCGAGCTGCGACATGATCATCGCTTCGACGAACGCACGTTTCGGCCTCCCGGAGGTCGACAACGGCGCCCTCGGCTGCGCGTCGCACCTCGCGAAGCTCGTCGCGCCCATGAAGCTCCGCGAGATGAGCCTCACCTGCAAGCCGGCCACCGCCGCCGAGCTCCACGCCTGGGGCACGGTCGCCTACTTGACGGAGCCCGAGGAGCTGATGCCCAAGGCCCGGGAGATCGCGAAGATGATCCTCGAGAAGCCCCCGGCGGCGGTCGAATTCGCGAAGGCGGCACTCAACCATCTCGACGTGTTCGAGATGCACACCAACTACCGGATGGAGCAGGGCTACACGTACCAGCTCAACATCATGGGGACCGGCGACGCGCAGCGCGACGCATTCGTGCGCGGCGACCGGGTGATCACCCGATGA
- a CDS encoding GreA/GreB family elongation factor — MSAERGRKAVLVSALRARIEADLETVERRQADTQAGATHAENRAEHAKDTRATEDSYLARGLAERVTELRRNIEALVGTPLRLFGDDDAIAVGALVTVATEDEAGDAQEEQWLLVPGAAGIELEVDGQTIRAVTPVSPLGQALLGLEVGDEGAVRTPRGERRFEVLEIR; from the coding sequence GTGAGCGCCGAACGGGGCAGGAAGGCGGTGCTCGTCTCCGCACTCCGGGCGCGAATCGAAGCAGACCTCGAGACGGTCGAGCGACGCCAGGCCGACACGCAGGCCGGCGCGACCCACGCCGAGAATCGAGCCGAGCACGCGAAGGACACGCGCGCCACGGAAGACAGCTACCTCGCTCGCGGACTCGCCGAGCGCGTGACCGAGCTTCGCCGCAACATCGAGGCCCTCGTGGGCACGCCGCTTCGTCTGTTCGGCGACGACGACGCGATCGCGGTGGGGGCCCTCGTGACCGTCGCGACGGAGGACGAAGCCGGGGACGCGCAGGAGGAGCAGTGGCTCCTGGTCCCGGGCGCGGCCGGGATCGAGCTCGAGGTCGACGGGCAGACTATCCGCGCGGTCACGCCGGTCTCCCCGCTCGGACAGGCGCTGCTCGGTCTCGAGGTGGGAGACGAGGGCGCCGTGCGCACACCGCGGGGCGAGCGGCGCTTCGAGGTGCTCGAGATCCGCTGA
- a CDS encoding aromatic ring-hydroxylating dioxygenase subunit alpha — translation MERRETLPIPRGWFAVAHSDEIAPGEVAKVHYFGQDLVVFRTESGRTGVFEAFCPHLGAHLAVGGRVDGEFLRCPFHGWAFGTSGECTDIPYAKRIPPGVRAGSLETLERNGFIFVWWDPDGSEPWYDVPEVPEASRGDWSTPDRYEWKVAAHHQELAENGVDQAHFQFVHGTLAVPLAESSEDGPSRRMFAPIEMKTPRGDVNGGIETHMYGMGFATVRFTGIAETLEFTATTPIDEGHAHVRYNFIQPKVDGKDPEGGVAAALIRDIVKQMNEDVPIWENKKYLPRPTLCDGDGPIAEFRRWCEQFYPESPS, via the coding sequence GTGGAAAGGAGAGAGACGCTCCCGATTCCGCGCGGATGGTTCGCGGTCGCCCACTCCGACGAGATCGCACCGGGCGAGGTCGCGAAGGTGCACTATTTCGGCCAGGACCTCGTCGTGTTCAGGACCGAGTCGGGGAGGACCGGCGTCTTCGAGGCGTTCTGTCCCCATCTCGGCGCCCATCTGGCGGTGGGGGGACGGGTCGACGGCGAGTTCCTGCGCTGTCCGTTCCACGGCTGGGCGTTCGGCACGTCCGGAGAGTGCACGGACATTCCCTACGCGAAGCGGATTCCGCCGGGCGTCCGCGCCGGAAGCCTCGAGACCCTCGAACGCAACGGCTTCATCTTCGTCTGGTGGGATCCGGACGGAAGCGAGCCCTGGTACGACGTGCCGGAGGTTCCCGAGGCGAGTCGCGGCGACTGGTCGACGCCGGACCGCTACGAGTGGAAGGTCGCCGCCCATCACCAGGAGCTCGCCGAGAACGGCGTCGACCAGGCCCACTTCCAGTTCGTCCACGGGACGCTGGCCGTGCCCCTCGCCGAGTCGAGCGAGGACGGGCCTTCGCGCCGGATGTTCGCGCCGATCGAGATGAAGACGCCGCGTGGCGACGTGAACGGCGGGATCGAGACCCACATGTACGGCATGGGGTTCGCGACCGTCCGTTTCACCGGAATCGCGGAGACCCTCGAGTTCACGGCGACCACGCCGATCGACGAAGGCCACGCCCACGTCCGGTACAACTTCATCCAGCCGAAGGTCGACGGGAAGGATCCCGAGGGCGGTGTGGCCGCCGCGCTGATCCGCGACATCGTCAAGCAGATGAACGAGGACGTGCCGATCTGGGAGAACAAGAAGTATCTCCCGCGCCCGACGCTCTGTGACGGCGACGGTCCGATCGCCGAATTCCGCCGCTGGTGCGAGCAGTTCTACCCCGAATCCCCGAGCTGA
- a CDS encoding glucose 1-dehydrogenase, producing MSESGTGRLAGKVALVTGAARGIGAATARRFVEEGAQVVLADRREDEGQAQTDELCALRDGAARFVSLDITSEEAWASAVETATEAFGGLDVLVNNAGMIRVKPLEETDLETFRKVVDTNLIGAFLGIKAVMATMKTRGGGSIVNFSSVQGLEGRENMSAYASSKFGVRGLSKTAAIELGPNGIRVNVVVPGPTKTKMTERKGWSDEQYDAAYGGYPLGRMANAREIADVVLFLASDESSFCTGADYVVDGGVLVGKPRT from the coding sequence ATGAGCGAGTCGGGCACGGGCCGACTCGCGGGCAAGGTCGCCCTCGTGACCGGCGCCGCCCGCGGCATCGGCGCGGCCACCGCGCGACGTTTCGTCGAGGAAGGCGCGCAGGTCGTGCTCGCGGACCGCCGCGAGGACGAAGGGCAGGCCCAGACCGACGAGTTGTGTGCTCTCCGAGACGGGGCCGCCCGCTTCGTCTCCCTCGACATCACGAGCGAGGAGGCATGGGCCTCGGCGGTGGAGACCGCGACCGAGGCCTTCGGCGGCCTCGACGTCCTCGTGAACAACGCCGGAATGATCCGCGTGAAGCCCCTCGAAGAGACGGACCTCGAGACCTTCCGGAAGGTCGTCGACACGAATCTGATCGGCGCCTTCCTGGGGATCAAGGCCGTGATGGCGACCATGAAGACGCGGGGGGGCGGCTCGATCGTGAACTTCTCGTCCGTCCAGGGTCTCGAAGGCCGCGAGAACATGTCCGCCTACGCATCGTCCAAGTTCGGCGTGCGCGGGCTCTCGAAGACCGCGGCGATCGAGCTCGGTCCGAACGGCATCCGCGTGAACGTGGTCGTGCCCGGCCCCACCAAGACCAAGATGACCGAACGCAAGGGCTGGAGCGACGAGCAGTACGACGCCGCCTACGGCGGCTACCCCCTCGGCCGGATGGCGAACGCACGGGAGATCGCCGACGTCGTGCTCTTCCTGGCGAGCGACGAGAGCTCGTTCTGCACGGGCGCGGACTACGTCGTCGACGGGGGCGTCCTCGTCGGCAAGCCGCGCACCTGA
- a CDS encoding TIGR03619 family F420-dependent LLM class oxidoreductase, whose amino-acid sequence MARLHTPEDVTPALSLQPLNFAAQDPGVGGWQPLMNQGVGADKAGIDRLVVSDHVILGENLGHYADPKRGGTEGGVQPTGPDGHWLDPLVVISMWAAQTSHARFLTGILIAPLRRPATLAKQLSTIDVLSHGRLDIGVGVGWQEEEYQANGVAYKGRGKLLDETLDIMQTLWRDESAAYSGETVNFEKVHLNPKPLREGGVPLWISGRLNKNVLQRIVRFGSGWIPWGADAMDPIGGLAKIAAEMEKAGRDMAGFQAGTYLQIAEDGGKIDAEATVAAVGAMAEAGITDFRITLDLPDEEAAVQDLLAPLVEAFRKQAGR is encoded by the coding sequence ATGGCCAGACTTCACACGCCCGAAGACGTGACCCCCGCGCTCTCCCTCCAGCCGCTCAACTTCGCCGCACAGGATCCCGGCGTCGGCGGCTGGCAGCCGCTCATGAACCAGGGCGTCGGCGCCGACAAGGCCGGGATCGATCGTCTGGTCGTTTCCGACCACGTGATCCTCGGCGAGAACCTCGGCCACTACGCGGACCCGAAGCGCGGGGGGACCGAAGGGGGCGTGCAGCCGACCGGTCCCGACGGCCACTGGCTCGATCCGCTCGTGGTGATCTCGATGTGGGCCGCGCAGACGAGTCATGCCCGCTTCCTGACCGGGATCCTGATCGCGCCGCTGCGCCGACCGGCGACCCTCGCCAAGCAGCTCTCGACGATCGACGTCCTGTCCCACGGACGCCTCGACATCGGGGTCGGCGTCGGCTGGCAGGAGGAGGAGTACCAGGCGAACGGCGTCGCCTACAAGGGCCGAGGGAAGCTCCTCGACGAGACCCTCGACATCATGCAGACGCTCTGGCGCGACGAGTCCGCGGCCTACTCGGGCGAGACCGTGAACTTCGAGAAGGTCCACCTGAACCCGAAGCCCCTCCGCGAGGGCGGCGTGCCGCTCTGGATCAGCGGCCGACTCAACAAGAACGTGCTCCAGCGGATCGTCCGCTTCGGTTCGGGCTGGATTCCGTGGGGCGCCGACGCGATGGACCCGATCGGCGGCCTTGCGAAGATCGCCGCCGAGATGGAGAAGGCCGGGCGCGACATGGCGGGCTTCCAGGCCGGGACCTATCTGCAGATTGCCGAGGACGGCGGGAAGATCGACGCCGAAGCCACGGTCGCGGCGGTCGGCGCGATGGCCGAAGCCGGGATCACCGATTTCCGGATCACGCTGGACCTGCCCGACGAAGAGGCCGCGGTCCAGGACCTGCTCGCCCCCCTGGTCGAAGCCTTCCGGAAGCAGGCGGGCCGCTAG